A single region of the Parasphingorhabdus litoris DSM 22379 genome encodes:
- the leuS gene encoding leucine--tRNA ligase, whose product MTDQRFNPLSADKRWQARWAESGTFEADNDSPKPRSFVLEMFPYPSGRIHMGHVRNYTMGDVLARFRRMQGFEVLHPMGWDAFGMPAENAAMEKKVHPGEWTRANIVAMRDQIKRLGFALDWSRELATCEPDYYGQEQALFIDMFEGGLVYRKESAVNWDPVDMTVLANEQVIDGKGWRSGAPVEKRKLSQWFLKITDFAEELLVGLDDLKGWPEKVRTMQENWIGKSQGLQFHFALAEKQQNIETIEVFSTRPDTIFGASFIALSADHPLAQQLAQDNEMLADFCEECKKTGTTAAELETMEKKGFDTSLKVTHPLDPSWELPVFVANFVLMDYGTGAVFGVPAHDQRDLDFARKYALPVTRVVAAEGDEDAPIHDESYTGPGRLVNSHMLDGMDVETAQQTIIDRAESEGWGKAQTTWRLRDWGVSRQRYWGTPIPIIHCDDCGAVPVPKDQLPVTLPDDVSFDIPGNPLERHETWKYVDCPKCGKAAKRETDTLDTFTNSSWYFLRFASQPDDQPFDAETVKKWMPVSQYIGGIEHAILHLLYARFWTRALASIGKLDFAEPFESLFTQGMVTHETYKHGDGSWLSPDEVQKNGTDWEAIEDGSPVTTGRIEKMSKSKKNVVDPDPIIDQYGADAVRFFMLSDSPPERDLPWSEAGIEGSWRFVQRLWRLVIQLKEELENPQPENPDDDNRLFKSASLTTSYVAKDIEQLQFNKAVARIHSFVNTIEKAGPWFGGRREAVETLLKIVAPMIPHVTEEAWALLGHSDLIANAPWPEVDESLLVEDEVTIAIQVRGKLRDTIVTAKGSDKSALEELALGSEKVQRTIDGADIKKVIVVPDRLVNIVI is encoded by the coding sequence ATGACCGATCAGCGTTTCAACCCTTTATCGGCGGATAAACGCTGGCAAGCCCGTTGGGCTGAGTCCGGCACGTTTGAAGCCGACAATGACTCGCCCAAGCCGCGTAGCTTTGTGCTGGAAATGTTTCCCTATCCTTCTGGCCGCATCCATATGGGCCATGTCCGCAACTATACGATGGGCGACGTTCTCGCTCGTTTCCGGCGGATGCAAGGCTTTGAAGTGCTTCATCCCATGGGTTGGGATGCTTTCGGTATGCCAGCGGAAAATGCGGCGATGGAAAAGAAAGTCCATCCCGGCGAATGGACCCGCGCCAATATCGTAGCGATGCGCGACCAGATAAAGCGGCTGGGTTTTGCCCTCGATTGGAGCCGGGAACTGGCAACCTGTGAGCCTGATTATTACGGACAGGAACAGGCGCTGTTCATCGACATGTTCGAAGGCGGTCTGGTTTACCGCAAGGAATCGGCGGTGAACTGGGATCCGGTCGACATGACGGTACTTGCCAATGAACAGGTGATCGACGGGAAAGGCTGGCGCTCCGGTGCGCCGGTTGAAAAGCGCAAGCTAAGCCAATGGTTTTTGAAGATTACCGATTTTGCCGAAGAATTGCTCGTCGGGCTTGATGACCTGAAAGGCTGGCCGGAAAAAGTGCGCACGATGCAGGAAAACTGGATCGGCAAGTCTCAGGGCCTGCAATTCCATTTTGCGTTGGCTGAAAAGCAGCAGAACATTGAAACCATTGAGGTTTTCTCAACCCGGCCGGATACGATTTTTGGGGCGAGCTTCATTGCCCTGTCTGCCGATCATCCGCTCGCACAGCAATTGGCACAAGACAATGAGATGCTGGCTGATTTCTGCGAGGAATGCAAAAAGACAGGGACCACTGCGGCTGAACTTGAAACCATGGAGAAAAAGGGGTTCGATACCAGCCTGAAAGTCACTCATCCGCTTGATCCATCTTGGGAATTACCGGTGTTTGTCGCGAACTTCGTGCTGATGGATTATGGCACAGGCGCTGTGTTCGGTGTGCCAGCCCATGACCAACGTGACCTTGATTTTGCGCGGAAATATGCGCTGCCGGTTACCCGCGTGGTTGCGGCAGAAGGCGACGAAGACGCGCCGATCCATGACGAATCCTATACCGGCCCCGGCAGGTTGGTGAACAGCCATATGCTCGATGGCATGGACGTGGAAACGGCACAGCAAACGATCATCGACAGGGCCGAATCTGAAGGCTGGGGCAAGGCCCAGACCACTTGGCGGCTGCGCGACTGGGGCGTATCGCGCCAGCGTTACTGGGGCACGCCGATTCCGATCATCCACTGCGATGATTGCGGTGCGGTTCCGGTTCCAAAGGATCAATTGCCGGTCACGCTGCCTGATGATGTCAGCTTTGATATTCCCGGCAATCCATTGGAGCGCCATGAGACATGGAAATATGTCGATTGCCCCAAATGCGGAAAGGCCGCAAAGCGCGAGACGGATACGCTGGACACGTTCACAAACTCCAGCTGGTATTTCCTGCGCTTTGCCAGCCAGCCGGATGACCAGCCATTTGACGCCGAAACGGTCAAAAAATGGATGCCGGTGTCGCAATATATTGGCGGCATCGAACATGCGATCCTGCACCTGCTTTATGCGCGATTCTGGACCCGGGCACTGGCATCCATCGGCAAGCTCGACTTTGCCGAACCGTTTGAAAGCCTGTTTACCCAGGGCATGGTAACGCACGAAACCTATAAACATGGTGATGGCAGCTGGCTGTCGCCTGATGAAGTGCAAAAGAACGGAACGGACTGGGAAGCGATTGAAGATGGCTCACCTGTCACCACCGGTCGCATTGAAAAAATGTCCAAGTCCAAGAAAAACGTCGTCGACCCTGATCCGATTATCGATCAATATGGCGCGGACGCGGTGCGGTTCTTCATGCTGTCCGACAGCCCGCCGGAGCGCGACCTGCCGTGGTCGGAAGCCGGCATTGAAGGCAGCTGGCGCTTTGTTCAGCGGCTTTGGCGGTTGGTAATTCAGTTAAAGGAAGAACTGGAAAACCCTCAACCCGAAAACCCTGATGATGATAATCGGCTCTTCAAGTCCGCTAGTTTAACAACCTCATACGTTGCCAAAGATATCGAACAGCTCCAATTCAATAAAGCTGTGGCTAGAATCCATAGTTTTGTGAATACCATCGAAAAAGCCGGGCCTTGGTTCGGAGGAAGAAGAGAAGCTGTAGAAACTCTTTTGAAAATTGTCGCTCCTATGATCCCGCATGTAACTGAAGAGGCATGGGCGCTTCTGGGTCACAGCGACCTGATCGCCAATGCGCCTTGGCCAGAGGTGGACGAAAGCCTGCTGGTGGAAGATGAAGTCACCATCGCGATTCAGGTGCGCGGTAAATTGCGCGATACCATTGTCACGGCCAAGGGCAGCGACAAATCCGCACTGGAGGAACTTGCACTTGGGTCCGAGAAGGTGCAGCGTACCATTGATGGAGCGGACATAAAGAAGGTGATCGTAGTGCCCGACCGACTGGTCAATATCGTCATATGA
- a CDS encoding DUF3576 domain-containing protein has protein sequence MGLSAVALVSGLSACASKDRPQADLAASQITTIGVNSYLWRATLDSLSFMPLTQTDSNGGVILTDWYVNPQNPSERMKLNISILDQDLRADALRVGASRQVRNGGTWVDAPVKAATTQKLEQIILTKARDLRRGALTN, from the coding sequence ATGGGTCTTTCGGCCGTGGCATTGGTCTCTGGCCTCTCCGCCTGCGCCAGCAAAGACCGGCCGCAAGCCGACCTTGCAGCATCACAAATCACCACCATTGGTGTGAACAGCTATTTGTGGCGCGCCACACTCGACAGCCTGTCCTTCATGCCGCTCACACAAACCGACAGCAATGGTGGTGTCATCCTGACCGACTGGTATGTGAATCCGCAAAATCCGTCAGAGCGGATGAAGCTGAACATCTCGATCCTCGATCAGGATCTACGCGCCGATGCGCTGCGCGTCGGAGCTTCCCGGCAAGTGCGCAATGGCGGTACATGGGTTGACGCCCCTGTAAAGGCAGCCACCACACAGAAATTGGAACAGATCATCCTGACCAAAGCGCGTGATTTGCGGCGCGGGGCGCTTACTAATTGA
- a CDS encoding thiamine phosphate synthase, whose product MHHPCFSDLYPQIWLMTDKRNEAVLEQSIASLPRGSGIIFRHYHLEEGARHARFQTVRNCARRGDHILILAGPPELAHRWGADGVHGRQWKRHRTAGLLHSAPVHNPREIMAAKRAGADLLFLSPAFATRSHPGQKPLGRFQIQHLISLCNRPVILLGGMNAQRFQQQAHLGAHGWAAIDALSM is encoded by the coding sequence ATGCACCACCCCTGCTTTTCCGATCTTTATCCACAAATCTGGTTGATGACCGACAAGCGTAATGAAGCTGTGCTGGAACAATCAATCGCAAGCCTGCCACGCGGCAGCGGAATCATATTCCGGCACTACCATCTGGAGGAAGGCGCGCGCCATGCACGGTTTCAAACGGTCAGGAACTGTGCGCGGCGCGGTGATCATATTTTGATCCTTGCCGGCCCGCCAGAGCTGGCGCATCGCTGGGGCGCAGATGGAGTGCATGGGCGGCAATGGAAAAGACACCGGACAGCGGGCTTGCTCCATAGCGCGCCGGTACATAATCCCAGAGAGATTATGGCGGCCAAGCGGGCTGGCGCAGACCTGCTATTCTTGTCGCCCGCATTTGCAACCCGGTCTCATCCCGGTCAAAAGCCGCTGGGCCGATTCCAAATCCAACACCTCATCAGCCTTTGCAACCGACCCGTCATTTTGCTCGGCGGCATGAATGCGCAGCGGTTTCAGCAGCAAGCGCATTTGGGCGCACATGGCTGGGCAGCCATCGACGCACTCAGCATGTAG
- a CDS encoding YggS family pyridoxal phosphate-dependent enzyme: protein MTYANENLNAVQEQMAKAAKLAQRTVDDVRLIAISKTRSADDIRPLLDTGHRLFGENRVQEAAAKWPGLRDEYDNVELHLVGQLQSNKAEDAVALFDAIHSLDRPSLIKALAKAMDKLDRRIPCFIQVNIGEESQKGGCAIADVASLLESARAAGIDVAGLMCVPPSAVNPAPYFALLAKLAKDNGLENLSMGMSGDFESAIKLGATHIRVGTALFGARD, encoded by the coding sequence ATGACGTACGCTAATGAGAACCTGAATGCCGTGCAGGAGCAAATGGCAAAAGCTGCGAAGCTCGCGCAGCGCACGGTTGATGATGTACGTTTGATCGCCATATCGAAAACCCGTTCTGCGGATGACATCCGCCCTCTCCTGGATACAGGCCACCGGCTGTTCGGCGAAAACCGGGTACAGGAGGCCGCTGCCAAATGGCCTGGATTGCGTGATGAATATGATAATGTGGAATTGCATCTGGTCGGTCAGTTGCAATCCAATAAGGCAGAAGATGCCGTCGCGCTATTTGATGCGATCCATTCGCTGGACCGGCCATCTTTGATCAAGGCGCTGGCAAAGGCAATGGACAAGCTTGATCGGCGGATTCCTTGCTTTATCCAAGTGAATATCGGTGAGGAATCGCAAAAAGGCGGCTGTGCGATTGCGGACGTTGCTAGCCTGCTGGAATCCGCGCGAGCTGCCGGCATAGACGTGGCGGGTTTAATGTGTGTGCCGCCATCGGCTGTGAACCCGGCACCCTATTTCGCGCTACTCGCCAAACTGGCCAAGGATAATGGCCTTGAAAATCTCAGCATGGGCATGTCTGGCGATTTCGAAAGCGCGATAAAGCTTGGCGCGACCCATATCCGCGTCGGCACCGCTCTTTTTGGCGCGCGGGATTAG
- a CDS encoding cation:proton antiporter produces MIIVDSLMVKIALIGLLGIGAQWVAWRTGRPAIALMLIVGIIAGPILGIIDPERDFGALQEPIIKLAVAVILFEGGLSLNFRELRQAGGAVTMMVLIAGPIAWVLGTAAAHYGAGLSWEISALLGGIMIVTGPTVIGPMLRTLRVPSRVRNVLKWEGIVNDPIGALLAVGIYAYITYEGPNANIASISMDVLAASFLAGLIGAALGFAITWLFPRGHVPEYLKAPFLLITVIGGFVVADLIMHETGLITVTVMGVVLANRHIYSSQALHRFKEDLAVLLISGVFIILSATLDWETVQQFRPQFIIFLILLLFVVRPVSVLVALMFSSLPWRERLFIAWIAPRGIVAVAITGLFAIRLVDYGFPGAEALVPLSFAVVIATIFAHGFSAAWVAERLGINEGKGEGILIVGSTRWSIALGKILKSLDIDVLMADTSPFALRRARHEDLKVHQGDILDEAHSDHIELGKFQHMIVATDNDSHNQLITADLGPEMGFDQISRLSNDSRSKSKIGHGRLLFESGADFNSLHDREREGWRFSKTNITEIFTAEEYRKNLEAGEEPLAVLKNDRRILFFATDARPVIEDGDVVISFVAPDTPEQRKAGRAAKEADKNGQSKADN; encoded by the coding sequence ATGATTATTGTTGATTCGCTGATGGTGAAAATCGCGTTGATTGGCCTATTGGGCATTGGCGCACAATGGGTCGCCTGGCGTACCGGCCGACCAGCCATCGCGTTGATGCTGATCGTTGGCATTATTGCCGGCCCGATATTGGGGATTATTGACCCAGAACGCGACTTTGGTGCGCTGCAAGAGCCGATCATCAAACTGGCGGTTGCCGTTATTCTGTTTGAAGGCGGGCTAAGCCTGAACTTCCGTGAACTGCGCCAAGCGGGCGGCGCGGTTACGATGATGGTGCTCATTGCCGGACCAATTGCATGGGTTCTGGGAACCGCTGCTGCGCATTATGGCGCAGGTTTATCCTGGGAGATTTCGGCATTGCTTGGCGGCATCATGATTGTCACTGGCCCGACGGTTATCGGACCAATGCTTCGCACTTTGCGGGTGCCGTCACGTGTGCGCAATGTCTTGAAATGGGAAGGTATCGTCAACGATCCGATTGGTGCGCTGCTCGCCGTCGGGATCTATGCCTATATTACCTATGAAGGGCCCAACGCCAATATCGCGTCGATCAGTATGGACGTGCTGGCCGCAAGTTTTCTCGCGGGTCTAATCGGTGCCGCCTTGGGTTTCGCAATAACCTGGCTCTTTCCGCGCGGCCATGTTCCGGAATATCTGAAAGCACCATTTCTGTTGATCACCGTGATCGGCGGTTTCGTCGTTGCTGATCTTATCATGCATGAAACCGGCCTGATTACCGTGACGGTCATGGGTGTGGTACTCGCCAATCGCCATATCTACTCCAGCCAAGCGCTACACCGGTTCAAAGAAGACCTCGCAGTGCTTTTGATTTCCGGCGTGTTCATCATTCTCTCGGCCACTCTCGATTGGGAAACGGTTCAGCAGTTCCGTCCGCAGTTCATAATTTTCCTGATCCTGCTGTTGTTTGTTGTGCGTCCGGTTTCTGTACTAGTCGCATTGATGTTCAGTTCCTTGCCCTGGCGGGAGCGGCTGTTTATCGCATGGATTGCACCGCGCGGGATTGTTGCCGTCGCGATCACCGGCCTGTTTGCGATAAGACTCGTTGACTATGGCTTCCCCGGCGCCGAAGCGCTGGTGCCGCTCAGTTTTGCGGTCGTTATCGCAACAATATTCGCCCATGGCTTTTCAGCAGCCTGGGTTGCGGAAAGATTGGGCATCAACGAAGGCAAGGGTGAGGGCATATTGATTGTCGGTTCCACCCGCTGGTCCATCGCTCTTGGCAAAATCCTAAAATCCTTGGATATTGATGTCCTGATGGCGGACACCAGCCCCTTTGCCCTGCGCCGCGCTCGGCACGAGGACCTGAAGGTGCATCAAGGCGACATATTGGACGAAGCGCATAGCGACCATATCGAACTGGGCAAGTTTCAACATATGATCGTCGCGACCGACAATGATAGCCATAACCAGCTGATTACCGCTGACCTTGGGCCGGAAATGGGTTTTGATCAGATCAGCCGCCTGTCCAATGACAGCCGCAGCAAAAGCAAAATCGGTCATGGGCGCTTGCTGTTTGAATCCGGGGCTGATTTTAACAGCCTGCATGACCGGGAGCGCGAAGGATGGCGGTTCAGCAAAACGAATATCACCGAGATATTCACGGCCGAGGAATATCGCAAAAATCTGGAAGCCGGTGAAGAACCGCTGGCGGTACTGAAAAACGATCGCCGGATATTATTCTTTGCAACCGATGCCCGGCCGGTCATTGAAGATGGTGATGTTGTCATCAGCTTCGTTGCGCCGGACACGCCAGAGCAGCGCAAGGCCGGTCGCGCCGCGAAGGAAGCCGATAAAAACGGTCAATCCAAAGCTGACAACTAA
- a CDS encoding adenosylmethionine--8-amino-7-oxononanoate transaminase yields the protein MTPKIWHPFTQHGLGQDIPEVVRAEGATLYSTDGRAIIDAISSWWVQTHGHCHPKIVSAIQEQSAQLDQIIFAGWTHEPAEKLAKNLSGFLPDTLNHIFFSDSGSTAVEVALKMALGFWHNRGQQRHRILVMDHSYHGDTIGAMSVGARGVFNDAYAPLLFDVGSIPFPESGAEQACLDALTAFCGDQDDPPAALIVEPLILGAGGMKVYAPDMLREMQHICQSHDVLFIADEVMTGWGRTGSVFACEQAGVTPDILCMAKGLTGGVIPLAITAASAPIYDAHFSKDRTKTFFHSSSFTANPIACAAANANLQIWQEEPVQQRIDHIVERHENFAGKLTAHQNVSGIRQCGTILAFEINDSSGNYMSAIGPDLLRFFADRNILLRPLGNTVYIMPPYCISDAQLAAVYRAITDAIVHFA from the coding sequence ATGACCCCAAAAATCTGGCATCCGTTTACACAGCATGGCCTTGGCCAAGACATTCCCGAAGTTGTGAGGGCAGAGGGCGCAACGCTTTACTCAACAGATGGGCGCGCAATAATTGATGCGATTTCCAGCTGGTGGGTGCAAACCCACGGCCATTGCCATCCCAAGATAGTATCAGCGATACAGGAGCAAAGTGCACAGCTGGACCAGATTATTTTCGCGGGCTGGACGCATGAACCCGCCGAGAAACTCGCGAAAAATCTGTCCGGTTTTCTCCCCGACACACTCAACCATATCTTTTTTTCAGACAGCGGATCGACGGCTGTAGAGGTCGCGCTGAAAATGGCGCTGGGCTTCTGGCATAATCGCGGGCAACAGCGCCATCGCATATTGGTTATGGATCACAGCTATCATGGCGACACGATCGGCGCCATGTCGGTCGGTGCGCGCGGTGTCTTTAATGATGCCTATGCGCCGCTGCTTTTTGACGTGGGTTCCATTCCTTTTCCCGAATCCGGTGCCGAGCAAGCTTGCCTTGATGCGTTGACCGCTTTTTGCGGAGATCAAGACGACCCGCCAGCCGCGCTGATCGTAGAACCGCTGATTCTGGGTGCAGGTGGCATGAAAGTCTATGCGCCCGATATGCTCCGCGAAATGCAGCACATCTGCCAAAGCCATGATGTTTTGTTTATCGCGGATGAAGTCATGACAGGTTGGGGTCGCACCGGCAGTGTTTTTGCCTGTGAACAAGCGGGCGTCACGCCAGACATATTATGCATGGCAAAAGGCCTGACCGGGGGTGTGATCCCACTTGCAATCACCGCGGCAAGCGCGCCGATATATGATGCGCATTTTTCCAAAGATCGCACCAAAACATTTTTTCATTCCAGCAGCTTCACCGCCAATCCGATTGCCTGCGCGGCCGCCAATGCCAATTTGCAGATCTGGCAAGAAGAGCCAGTACAGCAGCGGATTGATCATATCGTGGAGCGACATGAGAATTTTGCCGGAAAGCTGACAGCGCATCAAAATGTCTCCGGCATACGCCAATGCGGCACGATACTGGCTTTCGAAATAAACGATTCCAGCGGCAATTACATGTCCGCCATAGGCCCAGATCTTCTTCGCTTTTTCGCTGATCGCAACATATTGCTGCGACCACTTGGCAATACGGTCTATATCATGCCGCCTTATTGTATTTCCGATGCGCAACTCGCGGCGGTTTATCGCGCGATCACAGACGCAATCGTTCATTTTGCATAA
- the bioD gene encoding dethiobiotin synthase, with product MSRNFVITGTDTDIGKTVFAAALTAALDAHYWKPVQAGLDGETDSEAVARLGGIASGNILPETFRLKTPASPHFAAAKDGVMISADDLPIPQIDGPLVIEGAGGALVPINDNLLYADLFALWKCPTIIVASTKLGTINHSLMTIEALRSRHVPILGVAFIGDEIADSQNTICRIGDVKQLGRLPIIENLSAASLIAAFHAHFSVPDFS from the coding sequence ATGAGTCGGAATTTCGTGATCACCGGCACCGATACCGATATCGGTAAAACCGTTTTCGCCGCGGCGCTTACCGCTGCGCTCGATGCCCATTATTGGAAGCCGGTACAGGCGGGTCTCGATGGTGAAACCGATAGTGAGGCCGTCGCAAGGCTGGGCGGCATTGCATCCGGCAATATTCTGCCCGAGACTTTTCGTCTCAAAACACCCGCGTCCCCGCATTTTGCGGCAGCAAAAGATGGCGTCATGATATCCGCTGATGATCTGCCTATTCCGCAAATCGATGGCCCCCTGGTGATTGAAGGGGCAGGCGGGGCGCTTGTGCCGATCAATGACAATCTGCTCTATGCTGATCTGTTTGCACTTTGGAAATGCCCGACAATCATTGTTGCATCGACGAAGCTGGGTACAATCAACCATAGCCTGATGACCATCGAAGCTCTGCGCAGCCGCCATGTCCCCATCCTGGGTGTCGCTTTTATCGGAGATGAAATTGCCGACAGTCAGAACACGATATGCCGCATCGGTGACGTGAAGCAGCTGGGCCGTCTGCCGATTATCGAAAACCTATCGGCCGCGTCCCTTATCGCCGCCTTTCATGCGCATTTTTCTGTGCCGGATTTCTCCTGA
- a CDS encoding 8-amino-7-oxononanoate synthase, translated as MSRFEPFHQQLDRLDQAGRKRALINPAGKDFSSNDYLGLARCTYLKEAALSALDNGIAHGSGGSRLLGGNHPEHEALETFAAKHYGAESALFFSTGYAANLALFSTLPQTGDLVLYDALVHASSHDGMRLGRAETQSFQHNMLSDIADKITAYRRAGNNGTVWIAVESLYSMDGDQAPLAELAGIAGTHEAMLIIDEAHAVGVFGKGGVGLTGALAGQDNIIVLRTCGKALGVEGGLITMPKVLHDFFINRARPFIFSTAPSPLTAHLVHKAIEYIAENPALQTQLQDHISLAENRLGGLCPSSRASSQIFPVIIGDDSTAVHIAASLQQKGFDVRAIRPPTVPAGTARLRLSLTLNISQEDIMSLADALTEAQNRMHAA; from the coding sequence ATGTCGCGATTCGAACCGTTTCACCAACAACTGGATAGACTTGATCAGGCGGGTCGCAAACGCGCCTTGATTAACCCTGCCGGTAAAGACTTCTCATCCAATGATTATCTCGGCCTGGCACGCTGTACCTACTTAAAGGAGGCGGCGCTTAGCGCTTTGGATAATGGCATTGCCCATGGCTCCGGCGGGTCGCGACTATTGGGCGGCAATCATCCGGAACATGAGGCTCTCGAGACTTTTGCAGCAAAGCATTATGGCGCTGAATCCGCCCTGTTCTTCAGCACCGGCTATGCCGCCAATCTCGCTCTATTCTCCACTTTGCCGCAGACAGGTGATCTGGTTCTCTATGACGCGCTGGTTCATGCGAGCAGCCATGACGGCATGCGGTTGGGCCGCGCAGAAACGCAAAGCTTTCAGCATAATATGCTGTCAGACATCGCTGATAAGATAACTGCCTATCGCCGCGCCGGAAACAACGGAACAGTCTGGATAGCCGTGGAAAGCCTCTACAGCATGGATGGGGATCAGGCACCGCTTGCCGAGCTTGCCGGGATAGCTGGCACCCATGAGGCGATGCTGATCATCGATGAGGCCCATGCCGTCGGTGTTTTCGGCAAAGGCGGCGTTGGGTTGACCGGCGCGCTTGCTGGTCAGGATAATATCATCGTCCTGCGTACGTGCGGCAAAGCTCTCGGCGTTGAAGGTGGGTTGATTACCATGCCCAAGGTCTTGCACGACTTTTTTATCAACCGTGCCCGGCCCTTTATCTTCTCCACCGCGCCTAGCCCACTTACCGCCCATCTGGTGCACAAAGCGATAGAATATATTGCCGAAAACCCTGCATTGCAGACACAGCTGCAGGATCACATATCGCTGGCTGAAAACCGGTTGGGCGGTCTTTGTCCTTCCTCTCGCGCCAGCAGCCAGATTTTTCCCGTCATCATTGGTGATGACAGCACCGCCGTTCATATCGCTGCCTCTCTACAGCAAAAGGGCTTTGATGTCCGTGCGATCCGGCCACCCACAGTACCAGCCGGCACCGCGCGTCTGCGCCTGTCTCTTACATTAAACATCTCTCAGGAGGATATTATGTCACTGGCCGACGCACTGACCGAAGCGCAAAATAGGATGCATGCCGCATGA
- the pdeM gene encoding ligase-associated DNA damage response endonuclease PdeM, whose amino-acid sequence MVPLSFANHLFHVVAPAALYWPAQKALLVADLHLEKASFYALQGQMLPPYDSRATLDELASLITETGAEKIFCLGDNYHDDQGEARLETEAAQLLKRLTNAGQWIWISGNHDRDVSGLWGGEVMAEWVGEGLALRHEATANTKLPEISGHFHPKLRVPVRGRHVSRRCFVKGEKHLIMPAFGALTGGLAANHCAIEEAVAGPAEAVIALKEKLVRFDLGFACASSHAQQETVQKTQLALPLAIADN is encoded by the coding sequence ATGGTTCCCCTTTCGTTCGCCAATCACCTATTTCATGTGGTCGCGCCAGCAGCGCTCTATTGGCCAGCGCAAAAGGCCTTGTTGGTGGCCGATCTACATCTTGAAAAGGCGAGCTTTTATGCGCTGCAGGGACAGATGCTACCGCCCTATGATAGCCGGGCGACACTCGATGAACTGGCATCATTGATCACCGAGACCGGCGCGGAGAAAATTTTCTGTCTCGGCGACAACTATCATGATGACCAGGGTGAGGCACGACTGGAAACGGAAGCGGCGCAGCTGCTCAAGCGATTGACAAATGCTGGGCAATGGATCTGGATTAGCGGCAATCATGACCGCGATGTCAGCGGCCTGTGGGGCGGCGAGGTGATGGCCGAATGGGTTGGCGAAGGCCTTGCGCTGCGTCACGAGGCGACCGCCAATACCAAATTGCCAGAAATTTCCGGTCATTTTCATCCCAAATTGCGCGTGCCGGTGCGCGGACGGCATGTCTCACGGCGCTGCTTTGTAAAAGGTGAAAAGCATTTGATCATGCCGGCTTTCGGCGCTTTAACCGGCGGTCTGGCGGCCAATCATTGCGCGATTGAGGAGGCCGTTGCCGGTCCGGCTGAAGCGGTCATCGCTCTGAAAGAAAAACTCGTTCGGTTTGATCTTGGTTTCGCATGTGCGTCATCCCATGCGCAGCAAGAAACCGTGCAAAAAACGCAACTCGCATTACCTCTGGCCATAGCCGATAATTGA